The proteins below are encoded in one region of Bremerella sp. P1:
- a CDS encoding MFS transporter — translation MSNDSSAASPTYHRMALLIASFMTLIAAGVGFGVRAGILNDWAIRYGFTKVELGTITGGGLVGFGFTIIFFSFLADNLLGYKKLLVLAFVLHVLSVVITLAATPVFGIAGKDATYWCLYIGVFIFALANGVCEAVINPLVATLFPKEKTHYLNILHAGWPAGLIIGGIIGYMFCGDNAAISHLPWEVPLAMYMIPTLVYGFMVLKEAFPPSEAAAAGVTTKEMLLQFLSPLLLFLFVIHAMVGYVELGTDSWITNIMENVISGKAFLLFIYTSAIMFVLRFFAGPIVHQINPLGLLFVCAIFGCSGLYWLGSANTGWAIIAAATVYGLGKTFFWPTMLGVVGERFPRGGAITMGVMGGIGMLSAGLLGGPGIGYKQDYFATQKMQQLDDALFEEYRSQSKKSFLFFPEVYALDGAKVGVLKDDGAELARRTEIETAEGKVSEQTEALNAWWEANKPANEETRTHELETIETANIYGGRMALKWTAIIPATMGLCYLLLVIYFWSQGGYKQVVLHGEESETEQYTGGVEGPVE, via the coding sequence ATGTCCAACGATTCTTCCGCTGCCAGCCCGACTTATCATCGGATGGCACTTCTCATCGCCAGCTTCATGACCCTGATCGCCGCGGGGGTTGGTTTTGGTGTTCGTGCTGGGATTTTGAACGACTGGGCCATCCGCTACGGTTTCACCAAGGTGGAACTCGGAACGATCACCGGGGGCGGTCTGGTTGGTTTCGGCTTTACCATTATCTTCTTCAGCTTCCTGGCGGATAATCTGTTGGGCTACAAGAAGCTGCTGGTCCTGGCATTCGTGCTGCACGTTTTGTCGGTGGTCATCACTTTGGCCGCGACACCTGTGTTTGGAATTGCCGGTAAAGACGCCACTTACTGGTGCTTGTACATCGGTGTGTTCATCTTCGCTCTGGCCAATGGTGTTTGCGAAGCGGTGATCAACCCGCTGGTCGCGACCCTCTTCCCGAAAGAGAAGACGCACTATCTCAACATCCTGCACGCTGGCTGGCCGGCTGGTCTGATCATCGGCGGTATCATTGGCTACATGTTCTGCGGCGACAATGCTGCGATCAGCCATCTGCCGTGGGAAGTTCCGCTGGCGATGTACATGATTCCGACCCTGGTCTACGGTTTCATGGTCTTGAAGGAAGCCTTCCCACCATCGGAAGCTGCTGCCGCCGGTGTGACCACCAAGGAAATGTTGCTGCAATTCCTTTCGCCACTGTTGTTGTTCCTGTTCGTGATTCACGCGATGGTGGGTTACGTGGAACTGGGTACCGACAGCTGGATCACGAACATCATGGAAAACGTGATTTCCGGTAAAGCGTTCCTCCTGTTCATCTACACCTCGGCGATCATGTTCGTCCTGCGATTTTTCGCCGGTCCGATCGTTCACCAGATCAACCCGCTGGGTCTGCTGTTTGTTTGTGCGATCTTCGGTTGCAGCGGCCTTTACTGGCTCGGTTCCGCCAACACTGGCTGGGCGATCATCGCTGCCGCGACCGTTTACGGTTTGGGTAAAACCTTCTTCTGGCCAACAATGCTTGGTGTGGTCGGCGAACGCTTCCCACGCGGTGGTGCCATCACCATGGGCGTGATGGGTGGTATCGGGATGCTCTCGGCCGGTTTGCTGGGTGGTCCTGGTATCGGTTACAAGCAGGACTACTTCGCCACGCAGAAGATGCAGCAACTGGACGACGCCTTGTTTGAAGAATACCGTTCGCAGAGCAAGAAGTCGTTTCTGTTCTTCCCTGAAGTTTACGCTTTGGACGGTGCCAAGGTTGGTGTGCTGAAGGACGACGGGGCTGAACTGGCTCGTCGTACGGAAATCGAAACCGCTGAAGGCAAGGTTTCCGAACAAACCGAGGCCCTAAACGCCTGGTGGGAAGCCAACAAACCAGCGAACGAAGAAACACGTACTCACGAACTGGAAACGATCGAAACGGCCAACATCTACGGTGGTCGAATGGCATTGAAGTGGACGGCCATCATCCCTGCGACGATGGGCCTCTGCTACTTGCTGCTGGTGATCTACTTCTGGAGTCAGGGTGGTTACAAGCAGGTGGTGCTGCACGGCGAAGAATCGGAAACCGAGCAGTACACCGGTGGTGTCGAAGGTCCTGTGGAATAA
- the tilS gene encoding tRNA lysidine(34) synthetase TilS, producing MQLLNPQDTSTFPQRFLESWPPEAWHGRVTLVAVSGGADSMALFRLMADSLGSAGREKLWVVHVNHGLRGQASEDDQRFVVESAESLGLNVRTRSLSADALSPGQTVDGLEAAARAARYAFFAEVALEVEARYLVTAHHQDDQIETVLHRILRGTGIAGLQGIAKARQWLPGVGLVRPLLPFTRSEIIEYLEAIGQPWREDATNAGQDFTRNKIRNDLLPKLREAFGEQVDQSLARLSYQAAECQEVIDDLVGELMDVAVTIVDPSVVRIDLRKLNGVRPYLVRELFVRVWREQNWPRQEMSQLHWQKLSELAFGQADAVADVLPGAIRAAREADVLTLKR from the coding sequence TTGCAATTGCTGAATCCGCAAGACACGTCGACATTCCCGCAACGATTTCTCGAAAGCTGGCCACCGGAAGCTTGGCATGGTCGCGTCACGCTCGTCGCCGTGTCTGGCGGGGCTGATAGCATGGCCCTTTTCCGGCTCATGGCCGACTCTCTTGGTTCCGCAGGCCGTGAAAAGCTATGGGTCGTGCATGTGAATCACGGCCTCCGTGGTCAGGCATCGGAGGATGACCAGCGGTTTGTGGTCGAGTCGGCGGAAAGCCTAGGGCTGAACGTTCGCACGCGTTCCCTATCCGCCGATGCCCTTTCGCCTGGGCAAACCGTCGATGGGCTGGAGGCCGCCGCTCGCGCTGCACGCTATGCGTTCTTTGCCGAAGTGGCCCTGGAGGTCGAAGCCCGCTACCTGGTAACAGCGCACCACCAGGACGATCAAATCGAAACGGTCCTGCACCGTATTCTGCGAGGAACAGGTATCGCTGGTCTGCAAGGCATCGCCAAGGCTCGTCAGTGGCTGCCGGGCGTGGGGCTGGTGCGTCCGCTGCTTCCATTTACCCGCAGCGAGATCATCGAGTACCTGGAAGCGATTGGCCAGCCGTGGCGAGAAGATGCCACCAATGCCGGCCAGGATTTTACCCGCAATAAGATTCGCAACGACCTGCTACCGAAGCTTCGCGAAGCGTTCGGCGAGCAGGTCGATCAATCGCTCGCGAGACTTTCGTATCAGGCGGCCGAGTGCCAGGAAGTGATCGATGATCTGGTCGGTGAACTGATGGATGTCGCCGTCACGATTGTCGATCCGAGCGTTGTACGCATCGATCTTCGCAAGTTAAACGGCGTTCGCCCGTACCTCGTGCGCGAACTATTTGTTCGGGTTTGGCGAGAACAGAATTGGCCACGGCAAGAGATGTCGCAGCTTCACTGGCAAAAGCTCAGCGAGCTCGCTTTCGGGCAAGCAGATGCCGTGGCGGACGTCCTGCCAGGGGCAATTCGAGCGGCTCGTGAAGCAGATGTTTTGACTTTGAAACGCTAG
- the rny gene encoding ribonuclease Y, translating into MTGLYYALTAAIAAIGTFLLVKFFDRLRKKDVETEAQQILEKAKQESENLKKEALLEAKEEALRQKTDAEKDLSKQRDEIREREKSLDRREESIEQQATHLRKQENMVETTQRRLTEKIEENDKRSTNLESIIRDQQERLHRMSGLNAEEAKSELLKLLDQQLQSETGAIVLKHQRRMEEEVRPIVQDMLLTAMQRFAAAHTAESTTSTVDIPSDEMKGRIIGREGRNIRSFEKETGVDVIIDDTPGVVIVSGFDPVRREIARQSLNKLIADGRIHPSRIEEVVKETQADIETTIRKKGEEATTEINVMGLHPRLIEMLGRLHFRTSYSQNVLRHSIEVGFIAGLLAEMIGLDPQIARRAGLLHDIGKAADHELEGGHPKIGADLLKRHGESPEVVHAAFGHHDEIITEYPYTMLVATADACSASRPGARRETLERYIKRMEELESIATGFHGVEQAFAIQAGRELRVIASAKEVNDEMAAKICRDIAKAFEEQLTYPGEIKVTMVRESRFTEFAR; encoded by the coding sequence GTGACTGGGTTGTATTATGCATTGACAGCGGCAATTGCGGCGATAGGCACGTTTTTGCTCGTCAAGTTTTTCGACCGGCTCCGAAAAAAGGACGTGGAGACCGAGGCCCAACAGATTCTCGAGAAAGCCAAACAAGAATCTGAAAACCTCAAAAAAGAAGCTTTGCTCGAAGCAAAAGAAGAAGCTCTACGCCAGAAAACGGACGCCGAAAAAGACCTCTCCAAACAACGCGACGAAATCCGCGAACGCGAAAAGTCGCTCGACCGCCGCGAAGAATCGATCGAACAACAAGCAACTCACTTGCGCAAGCAAGAGAATATGGTCGAGACTACACAGCGGCGACTAACGGAAAAAATCGAAGAGAACGACAAGCGTTCAACCAACCTCGAAAGCATCATCCGCGATCAACAGGAACGCCTGCACCGGATGAGCGGCCTCAACGCCGAAGAAGCCAAGAGCGAACTGCTGAAGCTTCTCGACCAACAACTTCAATCGGAAACCGGCGCAATCGTGCTGAAGCACCAGCGACGGATGGAAGAAGAAGTTCGCCCTATCGTTCAAGACATGCTGCTAACCGCGATGCAGCGTTTCGCCGCGGCCCACACGGCCGAATCGACGACCAGCACAGTCGATATTCCCAGCGACGAAATGAAGGGGCGAATCATCGGTCGTGAAGGCCGTAACATTCGCAGCTTCGAGAAGGAAACCGGCGTCGACGTAATCATCGACGATACACCTGGCGTGGTGATCGTCAGTGGCTTTGATCCGGTCCGCCGCGAGATCGCTCGACAATCGCTCAACAAACTGATCGCCGACGGCCGTATTCACCCCTCGCGTATCGAAGAAGTGGTCAAAGAAACCCAGGCCGATATCGAAACCACGATTCGGAAAAAGGGGGAAGAAGCGACCACCGAAATTAACGTGATGGGGCTGCATCCCCGCCTGATCGAGATGCTGGGAAGACTCCACTTCCGAACCAGCTACAGCCAGAACGTGTTGCGTCACAGTATTGAAGTCGGTTTCATTGCCGGGCTACTCGCCGAAATGATCGGCCTCGATCCGCAAATTGCACGGCGTGCCGGATTGCTTCATGATATTGGTAAAGCGGCGGATCACGAACTCGAAGGCGGGCACCCCAAGATTGGTGCTGACCTGCTGAAGCGTCACGGGGAATCGCCCGAGGTGGTTCACGCGGCGTTTGGTCATCATGACGAGATCATTACCGAGTACCCCTACACCATGCTGGTCGCTACGGCAGATGCCTGTAGTGCCTCGCGTCCGGGTGCTCGCCGCGAGACGCTCGAGCGATACATCAAACGCATGGAAGAGCTCGAGTCGATCGCCACTGGCTTCCACGGTGTCGAACAGGCCTTCGCCATTCAAGCGGGTCGCGAGCTTCGCGTGATCGCATCGGCCAAGGAAGTCAACGACGAGATGGCCGCCAAGATTTGTCGCGATATCGCCAAGGCGTTTGAAGAACAGCTGACGTACCCTGGCGAAATCAAGGTCACCATGGTCCGCGAGTCCCGGTTTACGGAATTCGCTCGCTAA
- a CDS encoding TIGR00282 family metallophosphoesterase: MRILHIGDIVGKVGRDIARDVIPGLREKYNLSLVVANAENACGGSGLTPAAHRELIDSRVDCITMGDHIYRRKELNKTLESQPNIVKPANYPTAAPGKDFAIVQSKEGLRVAVISVMGRVFMRPVDCPWTAIDRVLSQIPSDIKIRCVDFHAEATSDKQLMGRHLDGRVSYCLGTHTHVATADEQIFPRGTAFMCDIGMTGPHESIIGRRIDRVLETTVTFRPTLFDVAKDDVRLNGAIVDVDPQTGKATAIERLQVREDQVKELKLERP; this comes from the coding sequence TTGAGGATTCTGCACATCGGAGACATCGTCGGGAAGGTAGGTCGTGACATCGCTCGCGACGTCATCCCTGGCCTCCGTGAGAAGTACAACCTTTCCCTGGTGGTAGCCAATGCAGAAAACGCATGCGGCGGCTCGGGACTCACCCCGGCCGCCCATCGCGAGTTGATCGATTCCCGGGTCGATTGCATCACCATGGGAGATCACATCTATCGGCGCAAGGAACTGAACAAGACCCTTGAGTCGCAGCCCAACATTGTCAAACCGGCCAACTATCCAACTGCCGCACCCGGCAAAGACTTTGCCATCGTCCAGTCGAAAGAAGGCTTGCGCGTCGCGGTCATCAGCGTGATGGGACGAGTCTTCATGCGTCCGGTTGATTGCCCTTGGACGGCGATCGATCGCGTTCTTTCGCAGATTCCATCCGACATCAAAATCCGCTGCGTTGATTTCCACGCCGAAGCAACCAGCGACAAGCAGTTGATGGGACGGCATCTCGACGGGCGAGTCAGTTACTGCCTTGGTACGCATACGCACGTAGCGACCGCGGACGAACAGATCTTTCCCCGAGGCACCGCGTTCATGTGCGACATCGGCATGACTGGGCCGCACGAGAGCATCATCGGACGACGTATCGATCGCGTTCTCGAAACGACCGTTACGTTTCGACCAACGCTGTTCGATGTCGCCAAGGACGATGTCCGCCTGAACGGGGCCATCGTCGACGTCGACCCTCAGACCGGCAAGGCGACGGCGATCGAGCGTCTCCAAGTCCGGGAAGACCAAGTCAAAGAGTTGAAGCTCGAACGACCGTAG
- a CDS encoding PVC-type heme-binding CxxCH protein encodes MTHRSRSIIAAKFILLLCVASSAWGQEDGSKAKSLDAANNEAVREHIRNFEGRGQTADFSVPALSPEQAEKAFVTPDDITIKAALTEPEVRQPVCINFDEKGRMWVVQYLQYPFPAGLKIVKYDEHLRAVFDKVPPAPPNHDRGADKITIHEDTDGDGTFDTHKTFVDGLNIATSALPGRGGVWVMNPPYLLFYPDKNQDDVPDADPEVHLSGFGLEDTHAVANSLTWGPDGWLYGAQGSTCWATVNALKNPSQLPVHFKGQAIWRYHPESHQFEVFAEGGGNTFAVEFDAKGRLYSGHNGGNTRGFHYVQGGYYQKSWGKHGPLTNPHAYGYFPAMKHAPAERFSHTLVKYESDTLPKRYHEHLIAPVPLHNYVAVSKMLPNGSTWQTEDEFHVMATDDIWFRPVDIKVGPDGCVYVVDWCDTRLTHVDPRDTWDRARGRIWRIEPNQYTGQKPFNLRDLSTQQLIEKLASPNKRLRQLTQRVLREKGDPAAATSLIKELPEAQGQLALELLWAIHALGHFDKEVAKAALVHDDPYVRIWGVRLLSEDQARALSDTLFTLASSETHLEVCSQLASTAKRIPGPVGLEMAQRLASRDELASDPHIPLLTWWAIESHADDSSLSVTDLASSLSTTQIGGQILLPRLAQRLAAVADAGSLLKLAQLIQATDDAALRTKLLESVDEAFTGRKIERLPEELREAIVASASGSSSAQLALLVRAGQGEAEQTAIAKITNEKTPQKERVKFIQLLGQVGSKEARTALLKLATSTAPQAIRIAAISSLGSFDDTNIAQQLLTRYPDEPEAIQSAIIDNVTSRPAAAHQLLDAIEAKQVSQQAVSVDLLENLKLHGDEKLNERIAKLWGATRATPAELALQLEQVATLLKTGQGTASQGKQLFTKRCGTCHKLHGEGADIGPDLTGYERTNLDFMLLSIVDPSAAIREEYTNYRVLTIDGRVLSGFLKNQDDKTITLQNADNPALVIPRDEIEAGPLAIDKSLMPDRLLEDLTATEVRDLFGYLQSQK; translated from the coding sequence ATGACGCACCGAAGCCGCTCGATCATCGCTGCCAAATTCATTCTCCTTCTATGTGTCGCCTCATCGGCCTGGGGCCAAGAGGACGGCAGCAAAGCGAAGTCTCTCGATGCAGCCAACAACGAAGCCGTTCGCGAACACATCCGCAACTTTGAGGGACGCGGGCAAACGGCCGATTTCTCGGTGCCGGCCCTTTCTCCCGAGCAAGCGGAAAAGGCATTCGTCACGCCTGACGACATCACGATTAAAGCCGCACTGACCGAACCGGAAGTTCGCCAGCCGGTGTGCATCAACTTCGACGAGAAAGGACGTATGTGGGTAGTGCAATACCTGCAATATCCTTTTCCCGCAGGCCTGAAGATTGTGAAATACGACGAACACCTGCGTGCCGTGTTCGATAAAGTTCCGCCAGCACCACCGAATCATGATCGCGGTGCCGACAAGATTACGATCCACGAAGACACCGACGGGGACGGCACCTTTGATACGCACAAAACATTCGTCGACGGACTGAACATCGCTACCAGCGCGCTGCCAGGACGGGGTGGCGTTTGGGTGATGAACCCGCCGTACCTGTTGTTCTATCCCGACAAGAATCAAGACGACGTCCCGGATGCGGATCCCGAGGTTCACCTGTCTGGCTTCGGATTGGAAGACACCCACGCCGTCGCAAACAGTCTGACCTGGGGTCCCGATGGGTGGCTCTACGGAGCTCAGGGAAGCACCTGCTGGGCGACGGTGAACGCACTGAAGAACCCTTCACAATTGCCAGTTCATTTCAAAGGACAGGCCATCTGGCGTTACCATCCCGAGAGCCATCAGTTCGAAGTCTTTGCCGAAGGAGGCGGCAATACATTTGCGGTCGAGTTCGACGCCAAGGGTCGGCTCTACTCGGGACACAACGGAGGCAACACGCGAGGCTTTCACTACGTCCAAGGCGGCTACTATCAGAAAAGCTGGGGTAAGCACGGCCCATTGACCAACCCACACGCGTACGGCTATTTCCCGGCTATGAAACACGCACCGGCCGAGCGGTTCAGCCACACGTTAGTCAAGTATGAGAGTGACACGTTGCCGAAACGATACCATGAGCATCTCATCGCCCCGGTTCCGCTTCACAACTATGTTGCGGTCTCCAAGATGTTGCCCAATGGATCGACTTGGCAGACTGAAGATGAGTTCCATGTCATGGCTACCGACGACATCTGGTTTCGGCCCGTCGATATCAAAGTCGGCCCCGACGGATGCGTCTATGTCGTCGATTGGTGCGACACACGACTCACGCACGTCGATCCTCGCGATACGTGGGATCGCGCACGCGGTAGAATCTGGCGAATCGAGCCAAACCAATACACAGGGCAAAAGCCTTTCAACCTACGCGACCTATCGACCCAGCAGCTGATTGAAAAACTGGCCAGCCCTAACAAGCGACTGCGACAACTCACGCAGCGAGTCCTCCGTGAAAAGGGAGACCCTGCGGCAGCCACTTCGCTGATTAAAGAACTACCGGAGGCTCAAGGGCAGCTCGCGCTCGAGCTACTTTGGGCGATTCATGCCCTGGGACATTTCGACAAAGAAGTCGCCAAGGCTGCACTTGTACATGACGATCCCTATGTTCGTATCTGGGGCGTTCGACTTCTCTCAGAAGACCAGGCACGAGCTTTGTCTGATACGCTGTTTACCTTGGCATCAAGCGAAACTCATCTGGAAGTGTGTAGCCAGCTCGCATCGACAGCAAAACGAATCCCCGGCCCCGTGGGCCTGGAAATGGCTCAACGACTCGCTTCACGCGACGAATTGGCATCCGATCCGCACATTCCACTATTAACCTGGTGGGCGATCGAATCGCATGCTGACGACTCGTCCCTTTCGGTGACCGATCTGGCCAGCTCGCTATCCACCACTCAGATCGGCGGCCAGATTCTCTTGCCGCGTCTTGCTCAGCGTCTGGCCGCGGTAGCCGATGCCGGAAGTTTGCTCAAACTGGCTCAGCTTATTCAAGCCACCGACGACGCGGCACTTCGCACAAAACTGCTTGAATCGGTCGATGAAGCGTTCACCGGCAGAAAGATTGAGCGTCTGCCTGAGGAATTGCGCGAAGCGATTGTTGCCTCGGCGTCGGGAAGCTCATCGGCCCAATTGGCGTTGCTGGTTCGAGCAGGGCAGGGCGAGGCGGAACAAACGGCGATTGCCAAAATCACCAACGAGAAGACACCCCAGAAAGAACGCGTGAAATTCATTCAGCTGCTTGGGCAGGTCGGCTCAAAGGAAGCACGAACCGCACTCCTGAAGCTGGCAACCTCGACGGCACCTCAGGCCATCCGCATTGCCGCGATCAGCTCCTTAGGATCATTCGACGATACCAACATCGCACAGCAATTGCTCACACGTTACCCCGACGAGCCAGAAGCGATTCAGTCGGCAATCATCGACAACGTCACATCACGCCCAGCGGCTGCCCATCAGCTACTCGATGCGATCGAAGCCAAACAAGTATCGCAGCAGGCCGTATCGGTGGACCTGCTGGAGAATTTGAAACTACATGGCGATGAAAAACTGAACGAGCGAATCGCCAAGCTTTGGGGAGCGACCAGGGCAACCCCGGCAGAACTGGCCCTACAGCTTGAACAAGTAGCAACCTTATTGAAGACGGGCCAGGGGACTGCCTCGCAAGGAAAGCAGCTGTTCACCAAGCGATGTGGGACCTGCCACAAGCTGCACGGTGAAGGAGCGGACATCGGACCTGACCTGACAGGCTACGAACGGACCAATCTCGACTTCATGCTTCTTTCGATCGTCGACCCGAGTGCTGCGATCCGAGAAGAGTACACCAACTACCGCGTCCTGACGATCGACGGACGTGTGCTGTCAGGTTTTCTGAAAAACCAGGACGACAAGACGATCACCCTCCAAAACGCGGACAATCCGGCGCTCGTCATTCCACGTGACGAAATCGAAGCCGGCCCACTGGCGATCGACAAATCGTTGATGCCTGACCGCCTTTTAGAAGACCTGACGGCTACCGAGGTTCGCGATCTGTTTGGCTATCTTCAGAGTCAGAAGTGA
- a CDS encoding DUF2752 domain-containing protein has product MAEAATISPLRWYQRILMGIGGGILAILLATAAWLTPSVRGMGTHQQLGLPPCTLVQLTGMRCPSCGMTTSWSHLMKGNVWGSLKANTAGCLLGLIALFLAPWMLSSAFLGRLTVAAPSDAVLITITILVVAVTLGDWIVRLNL; this is encoded by the coding sequence ATGGCTGAAGCGGCCACCATTTCACCACTTCGTTGGTATCAGCGAATCCTCATGGGAATTGGAGGCGGTATTTTAGCCATACTACTGGCTACCGCTGCCTGGCTGACTCCTAGCGTTCGAGGAATGGGAACGCATCAGCAGCTGGGGCTTCCGCCTTGTACGCTGGTGCAGTTGACCGGTATGCGATGCCCTTCGTGCGGGATGACCACAAGCTGGTCGCACCTGATGAAAGGGAACGTGTGGGGCTCGCTCAAGGCGAACACCGCCGGCTGCCTGCTAGGGCTGATTGCTCTTTTCCTCGCCCCGTGGATGTTGAGTTCGGCCTTCCTGGGCAGGCTCACCGTCGCGGCTCCTAGTGACGCAGTACTGATCACGATCACGATCCTGGTCGTGGCTGTCACTCTGGGAGATTGGATCGTAAGACTCAACCTTTGA
- a CDS encoding alpha/beta hydrolase, producing MSILDLSIVQAQPPAKPAVRKDIPPPEAVTVTTKDGVIIHGTYFGSNLGKKAIPVIMLPGWERSQKDLTGLAMAMQKEGLAVLTVDLRGHGASKSIQGPGGQIVEIDLDRIRASDFDAFVAQDLEAVKSFLMQENNKGNLNIEMLTIIGCDFSATAALNFAAQDWSWPILPSIKQGQDVKGLILISPPKTFKGFNANRALQTPVLKNQISLMIIAGEGDRTSFSDAKRIFSTIDKIRQKNMSDAKDRTVFFAGKPNALEGTELLVDPRSNCLKDILFFTKVHLAELQATDPWTDRTTPLQ from the coding sequence ATGTCGATCCTTGACCTCTCGATCGTCCAAGCTCAGCCTCCGGCTAAGCCTGCCGTGCGAAAAGATATTCCGCCACCGGAAGCCGTAACGGTGACCACGAAAGATGGCGTGATCATTCACGGAACATACTTCGGAAGCAATCTCGGCAAGAAGGCGATCCCTGTGATCATGCTGCCAGGCTGGGAACGAAGCCAGAAAGACCTGACAGGCTTGGCGATGGCCATGCAGAAAGAAGGCTTGGCGGTGCTGACGGTCGACCTACGTGGCCATGGTGCCAGCAAGTCGATCCAAGGGCCAGGCGGCCAGATTGTCGAGATTGACCTGGACCGCATTCGCGCCAGCGACTTTGATGCGTTCGTTGCTCAAGACCTAGAAGCCGTGAAAAGCTTCCTGATGCAAGAGAACAACAAGGGCAACTTGAACATCGAGATGCTTACAATCATCGGCTGCGATTTCAGTGCTACGGCCGCGTTGAATTTCGCTGCCCAAGACTGGAGCTGGCCGATCCTGCCGTCGATCAAGCAGGGACAGGACGTGAAGGGGCTGATCCTTATCTCGCCACCAAAGACGTTCAAGGGCTTCAACGCCAATCGTGCACTGCAAACGCCTGTGCTTAAGAATCAGATTTCGCTCATGATCATTGCTGGCGAGGGAGACCGCACCAGCTTCAGCGATGCGAAGCGTATCTTCAGCACGATTGACAAGATTCGCCAGAAGAACATGAGCGATGCCAAAGACCGAACGGTCTTCTTTGCAGGCAAGCCCAACGCCTTGGAAGGGACCGAACTGTTGGTCGACCCTCGCTCGAATTGCTTGAAAGATATTCTCTTCTTTACGAAGGTCCATCTGGCGGAACTGCAAGCCACGGATCCTTGGACCGATCGAACGACACCACTTCAATAA
- a CDS encoding LysM peptidoglycan-binding domain-containing protein, whose protein sequence is MNGDSKLLTLAALGVIGLGSAMPYWSAWSAPDQAPPEISTAQPAAPQPAAEPQFTAQQYWDQQVSRPDVVTLTPRGGQSMGLDNPAQIPSLSMDMQQATPVAAQPILANVPINQVGSVSLASRVEDMNAPKTASHAVVPIEIPGSAKPLPPTVTSPVITTRQVMKPELPETQVQQQFTPLPRIAPPSHGASNSGSAITREHRVRDGDSLESIAEKYLGDPLLADTIFRANRSQLDNPELLPIGITLAIPSSAIVEEAAPEIDGRLRPMTRLRPVSTAADPRGGDQPWTTLSPPGT, encoded by the coding sequence ATGAACGGCGATTCAAAACTTCTTACCTTGGCCGCACTAGGAGTGATTGGCCTTGGTTCCGCCATGCCCTATTGGTCGGCATGGTCGGCTCCCGATCAGGCTCCGCCTGAGATTTCCACCGCCCAACCGGCGGCACCGCAACCAGCGGCTGAACCTCAGTTCACCGCGCAGCAATACTGGGATCAACAAGTATCCCGGCCCGATGTCGTGACGCTAACGCCTCGCGGCGGGCAAAGTATGGGGCTTGATAACCCTGCCCAGATTCCTTCCCTTTCGATGGACATGCAGCAAGCGACTCCGGTCGCAGCCCAGCCAATTTTGGCGAACGTGCCCATCAATCAAGTCGGTAGCGTCTCGTTGGCTTCTCGCGTAGAAGACATGAACGCACCGAAGACTGCCTCACACGCGGTGGTTCCGATCGAGATCCCAGGCTCAGCGAAACCGCTGCCGCCAACGGTGACCTCACCGGTGATTACCACGCGGCAGGTTATGAAGCCGGAACTGCCAGAGACGCAAGTCCAGCAGCAGTTCACTCCCCTACCCCGTATCGCGCCACCTAGTCACGGCGCGAGTAACAGCGGATCAGCGATAACGCGGGAGCACCGCGTACGAGATGGTGATAGCCTGGAGTCGATTGCCGAGAAATACCTCGGCGATCCGCTCCTCGCGGACACGATCTTTCGAGCCAACCGGTCTCAGCTCGATAACCCCGAGCTGTTGCCGATCGGCATAACCCTGGCGATTCCCAGTTCTGCGATTGTGGAAGAAGCCGCTCCCGAGATTGATGGGCGACTCAGACCGATGACCCGTCTGCGTCCGGTTTCCACCGCCGCTGACCCGCGCGGTGGAGATCAACCTTGGACAACACTATCGCCGCCGGGAACCTAG